The Phalacrocorax carbo chromosome 21, bPhaCar2.1, whole genome shotgun sequence genome has a window encoding:
- the DDX25 gene encoding ATP-dependent RNA helicase DDX25 isoform X2, translated as MGFNRPSKIQETALPIMLAYPPQNLIAQSQSGTGKTAAFVLAMLSRVNAAEKYPQCLCLAPTYELALQIGCVVETIGRFCADVKVMYAVRGNRVLQGAVLEGQIVIGTPGTMLDWCFKRRVIDVKKIDMFVLDEADIMIDTQGLSYQSIRIQRSLPKGCQMLLFSATFKETVRAFAMQIVSNPIVIKLREEELTLGNIRQYFFVCKSREEKYRALCNIYGSITIGQAMIFCQTRRVADWLAAEMTQDGHQVAILTAELTVAQRANVIQRFRDGKEKVLIATNVCARGIDVQQVTIVVNFSLPIDQNNEPDFETYLHRIGRAGRFGKKGIAFSMVESQNMRLVQMIEEHFQTKIKQLDPDDMDELEKLAN; from the exons ATGGGCTTCAACAGACCATCCAAAATCCAGGAGACGGCCCTGCCGATTATGCTGGCGTATCC GCCCCAAAATCTGATTGCCCAGAGCCAGTCAGGGACAgggaaaacagcagcttttgtCTTGGCGATGCTGAGCAGAGTTAATGCCGCTGAGAAATACCCACAG TGCCTCTGCTTGGCTCCCACCTACGAGCTGGCCCTGCAGATCGGGTGCGTGGTCGAGACCATCGGGCGGTTTTGCGCTGATGTCAAGGTGATGTACGCTGTCCGGGGAAACCGAG TTCTGCAGGGCGCTGTGCTGGAGGGCCAGATCGTCATCGGGACTCCGGGGACGATGCTGGACTGGTGTTTCAAACGGCGGGTCATAGACGTGAAGAAGATCGACATGTTTGTGCTGGATGAAGCCGACATCATGATCGATACCCAGGGCCTCTCCTATCAAAGCATCCGCATTCAGAG GTCTTTACCCAAGGGCTGCCAGATGCTGCTGTTCTCGGCCACCTTCAAGGAAACGGTCCGGGCGTTTGCCATGCAAATAGTCTCCAACCCCATCGTGATAAAGCTGCGGGAGGAAGAGCTCACCCTTGGCAACATCAGGCAGTACTTCTTCGTGTGCaagagcagggaggagaagtACAGAGCCCTCTGCAACATCTACGGCAGCATCACCATCGGCCAGGCTATGATCTTCTGCCAG ACCCGGAGGGTGGCGGACTGGCTGGCGGCGGAGATGACGCAGGATGGGCACCAGGTTGCCATCCTGACGGCGGAGCTGACGGTAGCCCAGCGGGCCAACGTCATCCAGCGCTTCCGCGACGGGAAGGAGAAGGTCCTCATCGCCACCAACGTCTGCGCCAGAG GGATCGACGTGCAGCAGGTGACCATCGTGGTGAACTTCAGCCTCCCCATTGATCAGAACAACGAGCCGGATTTCGAGACCTACCTCCACCGCATCGGGCGAGCGGGACGCTTTGGGAAGAAGGGCATCGCCTTCAGCATGGTGGAAAGCCAGAACATGCGGCTGGTGCAGATGATAGAGGAGCATTTCC agACCAAGATCAAGCAGCTGGACCCAGATGACATGGACGAGCTGGAGAAGCTTGCAAACTGa
- the RPUSD4 gene encoding pseudouridylate synthase RPUSD4, mitochondrial, with the protein MAAASGGGLLRRWRRPAEGLGRAVRTVCGSGRAAGALRAEQLAERLRRSEEEKREIPKDPAQKRIRELAVLSQQLQQVHPNVLAKVLKQGTLYQNEEIVAINKPYGLPVHGGPGIKNCIADVLPILAKMLKNMKAEPLHLCHRLDKETTGVMVLAWNKEAAEKIRLLFKTRQVEKIYWAISLGDPDPTEGIVEIPMVEKEVRSHQSHYKMTLAPNYRLSPEDGKVVKIRKNRNAESAVTRYRLLASSSACSLLELQPITGVKHQIRVHLAYGLGCPILGDHKYSHWSKLAPQKLPEITLKRLKLEQSKARHLPLHLHARRLSLPLGERIDLVCKPPLFFQKTLKKLELDVAND; encoded by the exons atggcggcggcgagcggcggcgggTTGCTGCGGCGGTGGCGGAGGCCCGCCGAGGGCCTGGGCCGGGCGGTGCGCACCGTCTGTGGcagcgggcgggcggcgggggcgctgCGGGCCGAGCAGCTGGCGGAGCGGCTGCGGAGGAGCGAGGAGGAGAAGCGAGAG ATCCCCAAAGACCCGGCGCAGAAACGGATTCGGGAGCTCGCTGTgctgagccagcagctgcagcaggtgcaCCCCAACGTCCTGGCCAAAGTGCTCAAGCAGGGAACCCTGTACCAGAACGAGGAGATCGTGGCGATCAACAAACCCTACGGCCTCCCCGTGCACG GTGGCCCTGGGATCAAGAATTGCATTGCTGACGTGCTGCCGATTTTGGCCAAGATGTTGAAGAACATGAAAGCCGAACCCCTCCACCTCTGCCACCGGCTGGACAAAGAGACCACGGGCGTGATGGTGCTGGCATGGAACAAGGAGGCAGCCGAGAAGATCCGGCTTCTCTTCAAAACTCGTCAGGTGGAGAAGATCTACTG ggccATTAGCCTGGGGGACCCAGACCCCACCGAGGGCATCGTGGAGATACCCATGGTGGAGAAGGAGGTGCGGAGCCACCAGTCACACTACAAG ATGACACTGGCCCCCAACTATCGCCTGTCTCCTGAGGATGGGAAAGTGGTGAAAATCCGCAAGAACCGCAACGCCGAAAGCGCCGTGACTCGGTACCGCCTTCTGGCTAGCTCTTCTGCCTGCTCGCTGCTGGAGCTCCAGCCCATCACGG gGGTGAAGCACCAGATCCGGGTTCACCTGGCCTACGGGTTGGGGTGCCCCATCCTGGGGGATCACAAATACTCGCACTGGAGCAAACTGGCACCCCAG AAGCTTCCTGAAATCACCTTGAAGAGGCtgaagctggagcagagcaaggCTCGCCACCTGCCCCTCCACCTCCACGCCCGCcggctctccctgcccctgggCGAGCGGATAGACCTCGTCTGCAAGCCACCCCTCTTCTTCCAAAAGACCCTGAAGAAGCTGGAGCTGGATGTCGCTAATGACTAA
- the VSIG10L2 gene encoding LOW QUALITY PROTEIN: V-set and immunoglobulin domain-containing protein 10-like 2 (The sequence of the model RefSeq protein was modified relative to this genomic sequence to represent the inferred CDS: deleted 1 base in 1 codon) codes for MERGQAPAPPPWRGPWILCLLPALAGGQLLAAGEAAYEERAVTGVRGRAVELSCGSAAVSAPPAVVFWSFATPGGSGPPRVVAVGSGREAMVAASAGTLGRVTLRNGTLELRELRAAAQGRFLCQGLFPEQGRLRVGHAAVLLRVLVPVSKPFVRPTAAAAAEGAAVALMCTVREGTEPLSFSWQHREPQGGPSASPTGPGCAGAELHLTPANRSHAGWYACTVRNEVNNRTSEPVYLDIVYGPDEPAISVEPFSPEQGGFSAGEREEVVLSCLAPSNPPSRYVWLHNGSQVHTGQTYVIVAITRTQAGTYTCLAENTHLQTRTQATIILTVYYPPAGSPSCSAVATGNLWDVTLRCRWLGGFPPARLRWVGPGPPEEEEEEGVTGTSFSVATSIQPGVATRNGSSFSCLASHPALPQGAACGTTLWVPAGGPSCAAAATKGDEYVMLRCRWEGGTPLVTLRWHNSEGRALGDPSPSATVLVLSANNGLRGQEFICMATHPLQATSAECRLRLGKPGRPQVPAPQRGYTSLPPASPASCRAEAPGLEVARSEVAVLEGGEARLACRQHGGSADLGATAVWYDPKEQEVTSGLAKYQLERGEAWVNLTVRDAEWPGDGGTYRCTAANAVGTASLPVRLRIDRYPAPPNVTISKLRYTRARTEVRLEWRTQGAGNLTGFVVQRRQAKKPPRRAPSPWETAAGDIEPHSRDRRLGGLDPAVVYAFRVLAVNHRTAGHPSEVQTPAEPPFEAYPAVMGAAVAGMLVATTASLLALRCIAHRRDALPRLHDLLFRMAGPRAQEPISTLEDAGTATSRKDGAAPAPGDAAAAGTAAEPPLAPLDTTEDPPVNVTITVTATP; via the exons ATGGAGCGCGGCCAGGCACCGGCACCACCGCCGTGGAGGGGGCCCTGGAtcctctgcctgctgccggCACTGGCAGGGG GTCAGCTGCTGGCGGCCGGTGAGGCAGCTTATGAGGAGCGGGCGGTGACGGGGGTCCGGGGCCGAGCGGTGGAGCTGAGCTGCGGGTCAGCGGCGGTATCGGCCCCACCGGCGGTGGTTTTCTGGAGCTTCGCGACGCCGGGgggctcagggccgccgcggGTCGTGGCGGTGGGCTCGGGCCGGGAGGCGATGGTGGCCGCCAGCGCAGGGACGCTGGGCCGGGTGACCCTGCGCAACGGGACGCTGGAGCTGCGGGAGCTGCGGGCGGCCGCCCAGGGCCGCTTCCTCTGCCAGGGGCTCTTCCCGGAGCAGGGCCGGCTCCGCGTTGGCCACGCCGCCGTCCTCCTGCGCGTCCTGG TGCCTGTCTCCAAGCCCTTTGTGCGGCCGACAGCGGCGGCGGCTGCAGAGGGAGCGGCGGTGGCCCTGATGTGCACCGTGCGGGAGGGGACGGAGCCGCTGAGCTTCTCCTGGCAGCACCGGGAACCCCAGGGGGGTCCCTCCGCGTCCCCCACGGGGCCGGGGTGCGCCGGGGCTGAGCTGCACCTGACGCCCGCCAACCGCAGCCACGCTGGCTGGTACGCCTGCACCGTGCGCAACGAGGTCAACAACCGCACCAGCGAGCCCGTCTACCTGGACATCGTCT ATGGCCCCGATGAACCAGCCATCAGCGTGGAGCCCTTCTCCCCCGAACAGGGGGGCTTCTCGGCTGGTGAGCGGGAGGAGGTGGTGCTGAGCTGCCTGGCTCCCTCCAACCCCCCCAGCCGCTACGTGTGGCTCCACAACGGCTCCCAGGTCCACACTGGCCAGACCTATGTCATCGTTGCCATCACTCGCACCCAGGCGGGCACCTACACCTGTCTGGCTGAAAACACCCACCTCCAGACCCGCACCCAGGCCACCATCATCCTCACCGTCTACT ATCCACCAGCCGGgagccccagctgctctgccGTGGCCACCGGCAACCTGTGGGACGTGACCCTGCGGTGCCGCTGGCTGGGGGGCTTCCCCCCGGCACGGCTGCGCTGGGTGGGCCCTGGGCccccggaggaggaggaggaagagggggtgACAGGGACGAGCTTTTCTGTGGCCACCAGCATCCAGCCAGGGGTGGCCACCAGGAACGGCAGCTCCTTCTCCTGCCTGGCCTCCCACCCGGCGCTGCCGCAGGGGGCTGCGTGCGGGACCACCCTGT GGGTCCCAGCTGGCGGCCCCTCCTGCGCGGCAGCAGCCACCAAGGGTGACGAATACGTGATGCTGCGGTGCCGGTGGGAGGGGGGCACGCCGCTAGTCACCCTGCGCTGGCACAACAGTGAGGGCCGGGCCTTGGGGGACCCCTCGCCCTCCGCCACCGTCCTGGTGCTGAGCGCCAACAACGGCTTGCGGGGCCAGGAGTTCATCTGCATGGCCACCCACCCGCTACAGGCCACCAGTGCCGAGTGCCGCCTTCGGCTGGGTAAGCCGGGTCGG CCCCAGGTGCCCGCACCGCAGCGGGGTTACACGTCCCTGCCGCCTGCGTCCCCCGCTTCTTGCCGCGCAGAGGCGCCCGGACTGGAGGTGGCGAGGAGCGAGGTGGCGGTGCTAGAAGGTGGCGAGGCACGGTTGGCGTGCCGGCAGCACGGCGGCAGCGCTGATCTCGGTGCCACGGCGGTTTGGTACGATCCCAAGGAGCAGGAGGTGACATCAGGGCTGGCCAAGTACCAGTTGGAGCGGGGAGAAGCGTGGGTCAACCTGACCGTCCGCGATGCCGAGTGGCCGGGGGATGGTGGCACCTACCGCTGCACCGCGGCCAACGCCGTGGGCACCGCCAGTCTCCCCGTCCGCCTCCGCATAGACC GGtaccccgcccccccaaacgtCACCATCAGCAAGCTGCGGTACACACGGGCGCGCACCGAGGTCCGGCTGGAGTGGCGGACGCAAGGCGCCGGCAACCTCACGGGCTTTGTGGTACAGCGGCGCCAAGCCAAGAAACCCCCCCGGCGGGCGCCCAGCCCCTGGGAAACAGCCGCCGGTGACATCGAGCCCCATTCCCGCGACCGGCGCCTTGGGGGGCTGGACCCGGCCGTGGTCTATGCTTTCCGTGTCCTGGCTGTCAACCACCGGACAGCCGGGCACCCCTCCGAGGTGCAGACACCAG CCGAGCCTCCCTTCGAGGCCTACCCGGCGGTGATGGGAGCGGCGGTGGCGGGGATGCTGGTGGCCACCACGGCATCGCTCCTGGCCCTGCGCTGTATCGCCCACCGGCGGGACGCCCTCCCAC GCCTGCATGACCTGCTCTTCCGTAT GGCTGGGCCCAGGGCCCAGGAGCCCATCAGCACACTGGAGGATGCCGGAACAGCCACGAGCAGGAAGGATGGAGCAGCACCAGCACCTGGAGACGCGGCTGCTGCCGGCACAGCAGCAG AGCCACCCTTGGCACCGCTGGACACCACCGAAGACCCACCGGTTAACGTCACCATCACGGTGACGGCAACACCCTGA
- the HYLS1 gene encoding centriolar and ciliogenesis-associated protein HYLS1 isoform X2, translating into MTEEAPGLEDEEWLVAALAPRRPCSDPYAKASFVLGAQPALPTPSEDRRGSRRLVMKRKVLRHRPDGGVEVSDESAASEPDSDAEVLSLRQKMLQLRTFAEDSISEGEIEMSSSSLDESPSCWPHGDSPPFLLGDFGSRSSPASQYTAAAGQPKSFIPPRFEPLGRNQGKTDRVAKYFEYKREWEKFRIPGEDQRQELRWGIREQMLCKPELPGRPQHLYAPNPYIVPTEKKRAALRWEVRWDLANGLVPRKHTSS; encoded by the coding sequence ATGACGGAGGAGGCGCCGGGGCTGGAGGACGAGGAGTGGCTGGTGGCCGCACtggccccgcgccgcccctgCTCCGATCCCTATGCCAAGGCCTCCTTCGTTCTGGGGGCGCAGCCAGCCCTCCCTACACCTTCCGAGGATCGGAGGGGAAGCAGGAGGTTGGTAATGAAAAGGAAGGTGCTGAGGCACAGACCCGATGGAGGAGTCGAGGTCTCCGACGAGTCGGCAGCCAGCGAGCCGGACAGCGACGCCGAGGTTTTGAGCCTGAGGCAGAAAATGCTTCAGCTACGGACATTTGCAGAAGACAGCATCTCCGAGGGGGAAATTGAGATGAGCAGCAGCTCCCTCGATGAGTCCCCTTCCTGCTGGCCCCATGGGGACAGTCCCCCCTTTCTCCTCGGGGATTTCGGGAGCCGGAGCTCTCCTGCTTCTCAGTACACCGCAGCGGCTGGACAACCCAAGTCCTTCATTCCTCCGCGCTTCGAGCCCTTGGGCCGTAACCAGGGCAAAACCGACCGAGTGgccaaatattttgaatataaaCGAGAATGGGAGAAATTCCGAATCCCAGGGGAGGATCAGCGGCAAGAACTGCGCTGGGGCATCCGGGAGCAGATGCTCTGCAAACCCGAGCTCCCCGGCAGGCCACAGCACCTCTACGCCCCCAACCCTTACATCGTGCCCACCGAAAAAAAGAGAGCTGCCCTACGCTGGGAGGTGCGCTGGGACCTGGCCAACGGCCTCGTCCCCAGGAAACACACCTCCTCCTAG
- the PUS3 gene encoding tRNA pseudouridine(38/39) synthase: protein MTEGSAVTDHERLLRRVQELEEEVKRLQEKLREDKEGAGRREAPVAPGKAKKRQQRPFDFGAYGRRHVALKIAYLGWGYQGFASQENTSNTIEEKLFEALKKTRLVDDRQTSNYHRCGRTDKGVSAFGQVISLDLRSNLLEGKKHNGHEGDPGGRSEGEEELRYTHILNRVLPPDIRALAWAPVEPDFSARFSCLKRTYRYFFPCADLDVALMHVAAQRYVGTHDFRNLCKMDVANGVVNFQRTILSAGVTWVERGGETGLQDPFRLCQFEVTGQAFLYHQVRCMMAILFLIGQRMESPEIIDELLDVEKNPRKPQYSMAVEFPLVLYDCEFENLQWLYDREVQEFNITHLQQLWASHAVKTQVLRNMLRGLDAAPVAAGESPGNGTTILWGDMKPPLCSQVSSFVEGIKARTYKPLLARPKCEGLEARIRHFVRRGRIETPQGLGLDGDRDEQPPETKRSHRSDAPGRGDAAEQLPKRVCVDAE from the exons ATGACTGAAGGGAGCGCGGTTACCGACCACGAGCGACTCCTGAGGAGGGTGCAGGAGCTGGAAGAGGAGGTGAAGCGGCTGCAGGAGAAGCTCCGAGAGGACAAGGAGggtgctgggagaagggaggctCCTGTGGCCCCTGGCAAAGCTAAGAAACGCCAGCAACGGCCGTTCGATTTTGGCGCCTACGGCCGCAGACACGTGGCGCTGAAGATCGCCTACCTGGGCTGGGGCTACCAGGGTTTTGCCAGCCAGGAAAACACCAGCAACACTATTGAAGAGAAACTGTTTGAGGCCTTGAAGAAGACACGGCTGGTAGACGACAGACAGACCTCCAACTACCACCGCTGCGGGCGGACGGACAAAGGAGTCAGCGCCTTCGGACAG GTGATTTCCCTAGATCTCCGCTCGAACCTATTGGAGGGGAAGAAGCACAACGGCCACGAGGGCGACCCAGGAGGCAGAAgcgagggggaggaggagctcCGCTACACCCATATTCTGAACAGGGTGCTCCCGCCCGACATCCGGGCGCTGGCCTGGGCCCCCGTGGAGCCCGATTTCAGTGCCCGGTTCAGCTGCCTCAAGAGAACCTACCGATATTTCTTCCCCTGCGCCGACCTGGATGTGGCCCTCATGCACGTCGCGGCCCAGAGGTACGTGGGGACCCACGATTTCCGTAACCTGTGTAAAATGGATGTCGCCAACGGGGTGGTCAACTTCCAGAGAACAATTCTCAGCGCCGGAGTGACATGggtggagagaggaggagaaaccGGGCTGCAGGATCCCTTCCGTCTGTGCCAGTTTGAGGTGACGGGACAGGCGTTCCTCTATCACCAAGTCCGCTGCATGATGGCCATCCTCTTCCTCATTGGCCAGAGGATGGAGAGCCCAGAGATCATTGACGAGCTGCTGGACGTGGAGAAGAACCCCCGAAAACCGCAGTACAG CATGGCAGTTGAGTTTCCCCTTGTCCTGTATGACTGCGAGTTTGAAAACCTTCAGTGGCTCTACGACCGAGAGGTGCAGGAGTTCAACATTACCCACCTACAGCAGCTCTGGGCCAGCCACGCAGTCAAAACTCAAGTGCTGCGTAACATGTTACGGGGGTTAGATGCTGCTCCCGTGGCTGCTGGAGAAA GCCCGGGGAACGGCACGACCATCCTCTGGGGAGATATGAAGCCTCCGCTCTGCAGCCAGGTCAGCAGCTTCGTGGAAGGCATCAAAGCCCGCACCTACAAACCTTTACTGGCCCGCCCCAAGTGCGAGGGGCTGGAGGCCCGCATCCGCCACTTTGTGCGGCGGGGCCGCATCGAAACCCCGCAGGGCCTGGGGCTGGACGGGGACAGAGACGAGCAGCCCCCCGAAACCAAGAGGAGCCACCGCAGTGACGCCCCGGGGAGGGGTGATGCTGCCGAGCAGCTCCCCAAGCGGGTCTGTGTGGATGCTGAATGA
- the HYLS1 gene encoding centriolar and ciliogenesis-associated protein HYLS1 isoform X1 translates to MRVVRRAGLMGKTPPPPGCLNARDGWRPVTAAAGRRERPGPVGYRGEETRDPRQDPSSSVEMTEEAPGLEDEEWLVAALAPRRPCSDPYAKASFVLGAQPALPTPSEDRRGSRRLVMKRKVLRHRPDGGVEVSDESAASEPDSDAEVLSLRQKMLQLRTFAEDSISEGEIEMSSSSLDESPSCWPHGDSPPFLLGDFGSRSSPASQYTAAAGQPKSFIPPRFEPLGRNQGKTDRVAKYFEYKREWEKFRIPGEDQRQELRWGIREQMLCKPELPGRPQHLYAPNPYIVPTEKKRAALRWEVRWDLANGLVPRKHTSS, encoded by the exons ATGAGGGTGGTGCGAAGGGCGGGCCTCATGGGGAAGACCCCGCCTCCGCCCGGCTGTTTAAACGCCCGCGACGGTTGGCGACCGGTAACAGCCGCGGCGGGAAGACGGGAACGGCCGGGCCCGGTCGGGTACCGGGGGGAGGAAACGCGAGACCCTCGTCAG GATCCATCCAGCTCGGTGGAAATGACGGAGGAGGCGCCGGGGCTGGAGGACGAGGAGTGGCTGGTGGCCGCACtggccccgcgccgcccctgCTCCGATCCCTATGCCAAGGCCTCCTTCGTTCTGGGGGCGCAGCCAGCCCTCCCTACACCTTCCGAGGATCGGAGGGGAAGCAGGAGGTTGGTAATGAAAAGGAAGGTGCTGAGGCACAGACCCGATGGAGGAGTCGAGGTCTCCGACGAGTCGGCAGCCAGCGAGCCGGACAGCGACGCCGAGGTTTTGAGCCTGAGGCAGAAAATGCTTCAGCTACGGACATTTGCAGAAGACAGCATCTCCGAGGGGGAAATTGAGATGAGCAGCAGCTCCCTCGATGAGTCCCCTTCCTGCTGGCCCCATGGGGACAGTCCCCCCTTTCTCCTCGGGGATTTCGGGAGCCGGAGCTCTCCTGCTTCTCAGTACACCGCAGCGGCTGGACAACCCAAGTCCTTCATTCCTCCGCGCTTCGAGCCCTTGGGCCGTAACCAGGGCAAAACCGACCGAGTGgccaaatattttgaatataaaCGAGAATGGGAGAAATTCCGAATCCCAGGGGAGGATCAGCGGCAAGAACTGCGCTGGGGCATCCGGGAGCAGATGCTCTGCAAACCCGAGCTCCCCGGCAGGCCACAGCACCTCTACGCCCCCAACCCTTACATCGTGCCCACCGAAAAAAAGAGAGCTGCCCTACGCTGGGAGGTGCGCTGGGACCTGGCCAACGGCCTCGTCCCCAGGAAACACACCTCCTCCTAG
- the DDX25 gene encoding ATP-dependent RNA helicase DDX25 isoform X1, whose amino-acid sequence MTPSKAGICIQVAEMRRVWRRPDAISPSLAVLQGAVLEGQIVIGTPGTMLDWCFKRRVIDVKKIDMFVLDEADIMIDTQGLSYQSIRIQRSLPKGCQMLLFSATFKETVRAFAMQIVSNPIVIKLREEELTLGNIRQYFFVCKSREEKYRALCNIYGSITIGQAMIFCQTRRVADWLAAEMTQDGHQVAILTAELTVAQRANVIQRFRDGKEKVLIATNVCARGIDVQQVTIVVNFSLPIDQNNEPDFETYLHRIGRAGRFGKKGIAFSMVESQNMRLVQMIEEHFQTKIKQLDPDDMDELEKLAN is encoded by the exons ATGACCCCCTCAAAGGCTGGAATCTGCATTCAAGTAGCAGAAATGCGTCGCGTTTGGAGACGGCCGGATGCTATTTCCCCCTCTCTTGCAGTTCTGCAGGGCGCTGTGCTGGAGGGCCAGATCGTCATCGGGACTCCGGGGACGATGCTGGACTGGTGTTTCAAACGGCGGGTCATAGACGTGAAGAAGATCGACATGTTTGTGCTGGATGAAGCCGACATCATGATCGATACCCAGGGCCTCTCCTATCAAAGCATCCGCATTCAGAG GTCTTTACCCAAGGGCTGCCAGATGCTGCTGTTCTCGGCCACCTTCAAGGAAACGGTCCGGGCGTTTGCCATGCAAATAGTCTCCAACCCCATCGTGATAAAGCTGCGGGAGGAAGAGCTCACCCTTGGCAACATCAGGCAGTACTTCTTCGTGTGCaagagcagggaggagaagtACAGAGCCCTCTGCAACATCTACGGCAGCATCACCATCGGCCAGGCTATGATCTTCTGCCAG ACCCGGAGGGTGGCGGACTGGCTGGCGGCGGAGATGACGCAGGATGGGCACCAGGTTGCCATCCTGACGGCGGAGCTGACGGTAGCCCAGCGGGCCAACGTCATCCAGCGCTTCCGCGACGGGAAGGAGAAGGTCCTCATCGCCACCAACGTCTGCGCCAGAG GGATCGACGTGCAGCAGGTGACCATCGTGGTGAACTTCAGCCTCCCCATTGATCAGAACAACGAGCCGGATTTCGAGACCTACCTCCACCGCATCGGGCGAGCGGGACGCTTTGGGAAGAAGGGCATCGCCTTCAGCATGGTGGAAAGCCAGAACATGCGGCTGGTGCAGATGATAGAGGAGCATTTCC agACCAAGATCAAGCAGCTGGACCCAGATGACATGGACGAGCTGGAGAAGCTTGCAAACTGa